A genomic segment from Dermacentor silvarum isolate Dsil-2018 chromosome 11, BIME_Dsil_1.4, whole genome shotgun sequence encodes:
- the LOC119432354 gene encoding uncharacterized protein LOC119432354, with product SGCCVYDLRTSPPASTTAERLPKTTAQRTQLVRGTLTLTRALSHEQEFCDATVDAQVLQLLKALRLTDALALTVKSFADHRRFPSSKTATALISALAREGDVAGVHQTREVVDVLYPRVSAEELRFEHYHAEALSRAGRADEAILKFEKLFVSHKSHRTKICSLLTFLAAYLAKNDMVEEVALLSRMCERLADRGYFHPLTNVWKVLFLSEKRRYHATASELVEAARLRPAAKPFFEKKVSSVISYAVDRCDLDAVQRLLNVVLYLGMPECCGLVLSFLLEFYCDADDLKSAQKTFEHSEAYGIELNPVTFYRYTCFLSSRGIQISHDMLLKKYKMDPRNAKHAARHNDVKFKF from the exons AGTGGATGCTGTGTCTACGACTTGCGCACATCTCCGCCGGCAAGCACAACAGCGGAACGACTCCCGAAAACGACAGCTCAGAGAACGCAGCTAGTAAGAGGAACGCTCACTCTGACTCGGGCACTCTCGCACGAGCAAGAGTTTTGCGACGCGACCGTCGACGCCCAGGTGCTACAACTGCTTAAGGCGCTGCGACTCACCGACGCCTTGGCGCTGACCGTCAAGTCGTTCGCCGATCACCGCAGGTTTCCGAGCTCCAAGACGGCGACGGCCCTGATTTCGGCGCTAGCCCGGGAGGGCGACGTGGCAGGTGTGCACCAGACACGCGAAGTCGTCGACGTCCTCTACCCGAGGGTCTCCGCCGAGGAGCTCCGCTTCGAGCACTACCACGCCGAAGCGCTCTCGCGCGCGGGCCGCGCGGACGAGGCAATCCTCAAATTCGAGAAGCTCTTCGTTTCGCACAAGAGTCACCGCACCAAGATATGCTCCCTGCTCACGTTTTTGGCCGCCTACCTCGCCAAGAACGACATGGTCGAGGAGGTCGCGCTTCTGTCTCGGATGTGTGAGAGGCTGGCCGACCGGGGCTACTTCCATCCGCTGACCAACGTGTGGAAGGTGCTGTTTCTGAGCGAGAAGCGACGCTACCACGCGACGGCCTCGGAACTGGTCGAAGCGGCTCGCCTGCGGCCCGCGGCAAAGCCTTTCTTCGAGAAGAAAGTCAGTTCCGTCATCTCGTACGCCGTGGACAGGTGCGACTTGGACGCGGTGCAGAGGTTGTTGAACGTTGTCCTCTACTTGGGCATGCCGGAGTGCTGCGGTCTCGTGCTCAGCTTCCTGCTCGAGTTTTATT GTGATGCAGACGACCTCAAGAGTGCACAGAAGACGTTTGAACACTCCGAAGCATATGGCATTGAATTGAACCCGGTAACCTTTTACCGTTACACGTGTTTTCTGAGTTCTCGGGGAATTCAAATATCACACGACATGCTGCTCAAGAAGTACAAGATGGACCCGAGAAATGCGAAGCATGCTGCAAGGCATAATGATGTGAAGTTTAAGTTTTAG